CGGCGTCCGCGTCGCGCACGGCCGCTTCCGCTTCAACCAGCGCGCGCCCGAACTCCCGCACCTGTTCGCGCGTCGCCCAGTCGGTCGGAAACGTGCGCATGCTTTCCGTCGCCCACCCCGGACCGACTTCCTCCAGCAGGCATCCGAGCCGCTCCCGCTCCGCCGACGCTACCACGCGGCATTCGGCCAGACGCGATTCCGCCCGTCGGACCGTCGGCGCGCGTGCCAACAGGGCGGCGAGCTCCGCCGACGTTTCCGCGGCGTCGGGGCGGCGTTCGGCCTCGAGACGGCGGCGTTCCTCCTCTACCGCCCGCATGCCGGCGACGAGCGCCGCGCGGTCCTGCCCGAGAGCCCCTTTTTGTGATCAGCGGGAGGTGGTGAAGTATGAACGTTTTTTCGAGAAGGAGAAGACGGAAGGATTGCGGGTAGCGTATGTCGAAAGGTGTTTATAGATATAGTTTCGCTTTTGGAAGGAGGAACTCAAATCATGAAGGATTTTTTATACTTAGACACATCTTTTCTACATTCATTTATTGCGCAAATTTATGGAGGTCTTCCTTTAAGCGTGACCAATGAATCTCAAGAATCTCGCTCTCAAACGATTTCTGATTCAAGGAACTCAGAGAAAATTACTGAATTGAATGCTTTACTTCATTTTATTGCTGGAACAGGAGTTAAGTTCACGACAAGAAACTCAATGAACGAAGGTTTTAGTTTAACTCAGTTTGAAGCTGGCAAGGAAATAATGTCTAAACAGTTACACGACAATGCTTTGGACGTATTAATTGATTATTTGAAGGAAAATGAATTATTATGTATAACACCTTCTATCGAAATAGAAAAATTTGTTTTATGTAAATCCACGTTTAAAATTGTCGATCTCGAATACTTAGAAAATATAACTAAAAGAGAATTTCACGATATTTTGGGATTTGATAAAAAGGAAGTAAATAAAGTTAAGAGAGTTAATTTTTCGATTAACGAATTTACTAAAATATTGAAATTTACATCGGAAATTTTGCCTTCCAGAACATTCATTAAACAAGAAAACTTTATTTTGCCTCTTAAGAAAGAGTATTTACGAGAACAACCTAAAGAAATCATCTTCAAATATAATGAGAAGTCCGAAGTAAACATGTTAGGAAGGGTGACTAGAAAAATAAATATAGCGTGTGAAACTAATCCTGTTAGCGAGAACGTAGAAAACTTTTTCTCAGTAACTACAATTATTTCAGAAGTAATTAATATGTTTCTTGAAAGTTCTGGGATCATAAAAAATGGAGACTATGTCGTATCCCCTGTCGCTATCTTTTTTGAATCAACCTAACCCTTTTATCCCATTCACTTATTTCTTTTCTATAACTTTCAAAACGTTTGTCTTGATCTTCAGCTCTTTTTTGAAATTCTAGCAACGATCTTTCTGTTTCCTCTAATCCTTTATTAAAGAGTTGTATAAATTCCTTCATTTTCAATTTAACCACCCGCCTTTCTGAATTCATTTTACGCAATTTTTCGGAAGAACTCATCAGAAATTTTTTTCAAAAAATCTCAATTACCCCCACCCCAACCGCCACCGCGGCTAGGGTGGGGGTTTCATTTGAAGCCGCCCAGTCGCCGGACAAGCTCCGCCTCGCCGACGTCCTCTTCGCGCGGCGACAGGAGAACGACCCGACATCCGGCGGCGTCGGAAGCGCGTCCCGCCTTGCGGCCCGCCCGCACCGTCCGCTCCACGCGCATGCGGACGCCGTCCGGCCAGACGACCGTCAGCGCCCCGCCGTACGCCCCGCTGTATCCCCCGCCGAACGCGCCGCCGGGCACACCGCCGGACATGCCGCCGGACGCCGAATCGCCGAACGCCGGCTCGCACTTCTCGTGCGCCGAAATATATTTCACTTCTTTGCACCTAATCCATTTCCTACCGCTCTAAGCGCAACAGCTAATGTTCGCCATCCCTCTAACGTAAACCGTGGTTCTTGGATCAGACCGCCAAGATCGGCGCTTCCGAACTCTTCAACGAACCAGGCCGGCGCCGGGATTTTTGTTTCGAGTGCTGCCACACGCGCCACGAGCGCATCAAACGCTTGCTTTTCTTCCTTGGTCATCGGCTCGTTCGCCTCCAATTCTGCGGCCACGCGTCGTTTGAATTCTTCCCATCCTGTCCATTTCCCGCCGTCGTGCATCAGTCGCGGGCAAATCTTCCGCGACCAGTCGTAATGACGCCGGAGCCGATCCACGCCCCAGCCACGCTCTCGGAGCAAGTGAGCGACGAGGACAACAGCGTTTTGCATCGTCCGTTCATAATTACCCGACTCGCATATTTCGATGCCGATGCTTGTCCGGTTTCCGCTCGACACCCCGCTACCGTCGCCAGCATGCCACGCCACTTCGTTGAGTGGTATGCACTCAATCGCCTCGGTGTCATCTACAACAATATGAAAGCTCGCTGTCCGGACATTTGCCGGGTTGGCGAGCCAAGCGCGTTCGTCTCGCGCTCGACTCTTCGAATTACCTGTATTGTGAATCGTAATCGTGGTTGGTGTCATTGAAAGCCCCGGCCTGCGGTTGTGAGGCGTCGATTGCGGAATGTGGTCGATGATGTATCTCACTTTACTTCACCTTTACCTTTTAATACTTCCACCGCGCGACGAATGGGATCAGGTATTGGTAAACCGACACGACCAGCGTTTTCAATCACGGACAACAATTCATTGGCTAGATAAAAAAAGATCACGGCGTCCCGCAGCACGTTTGCGCTGCCTATAGCCGTGTCCACTAAATGCGCAACTGCGACCATTACGAAGACGAACACTTTTTTCGCGATACCGATCAATCCGACTTGGCTCGACAACCGTCCTTCGACGGCTGCCGCAATAACGCCAGTCAAGTAATCGAGTACAACAAATGCGAGCAGGACCGAGAGCAA
The window above is part of the Candidatus Reconcilbacillus cellulovorans genome. Proteins encoded here:
- a CDS encoding holin, which produces MENWFKSIVAVGGAAASFFFGGWSALLSVLLAFVVLDYLTGVIAAAVEGRLSSQVGLIGIAKKVFVFVMVAVAHLVDTAIGSANVLRDAVIFFYLANELLSVIENAGRVGLPIPDPIRRAVEVLKGKGEVK
- a CDS encoding N-acetylmuramoyl-L-alanine amidase, with the translated sequence MRYIIDHIPQSTPHNRRPGLSMTPTTITIHNTGNSKSRARDERAWLANPANVRTASFHIVVDDTEAIECIPLNEVAWHAGDGSGVSSGNRTSIGIEICESGNYERTMQNAVVLVAHLLRERGWGVDRLRRHYDWSRKICPRLMHDGGKWTGWEEFKRRVAAELEANEPMTKEEKQAFDALVARVAALETKIPAPAWFVEEFGSADLGGLIQEPRFTLEGWRTLAVALRAVGNGLGAKK